A window of the Vicugna pacos chromosome 32, VicPac4, whole genome shotgun sequence genome harbors these coding sequences:
- the NOC4L gene encoding nucleolar complex protein 4 homolog, producing MEREPGPGGARRALGRLVEAVLASRGEANAVFDILAVLQSEDQEEVQEAVRACSRLFGALLARGELFVGQLPSEEMVMAGSQGATRKYKVWMRHRYHSCCNSLRELLAHSSFQVKELALSTLMKFVQLEGEHPLEKPKWEGNYLFPRQLFKLVVEGLLSSEEDRSLLLSQFREYLEHDDIRYHTMQAASDTVARVTDGRPEVPLIFWNNAFTLLSSVSLPRQEGDLSSFYVKHVELSDKWKVVHLKEHQKAFQLMWLGFLKHQLPLRICKKVLVIMHDAILPHLAQPSLMIDFLTRAYDIGGAISLLALNGLFILIHKHNLEYPDFYRKLYGLLDPSVFHVKYRARFFHLADLFLSSSHLPAYLVAAFAKRLARLALTAPPEALLMVLPFICNLLRRHPACRVLMHRPRGPALDADPYDPSEEDPAQSRALESSLWELQALQRHYHPEVSKAASVINQALSVPEVSIAPLLELTAFEIFEQDLKKGPESVPLEFIPAQGLLGQQDDLCAQHFTLS from the exons ATGGAGCGGGAGCCCGGCCCCGGCGGCGCGCGCCGGGCGCTGGGCCGCCTGGTGGAGGCGGTGCTGGCGAGCCGCGGCGAGGCCAACGCCGTGTTCGACATCCTGGCCGTGCTGCAG TCTGAGGACCAGGAGGAGGTTCAGGAAGCCGTGCGTGCATGCAGCCGACTCTTTGGGGCCCTGCTGGCCCGCGGAGAGCTGTTTGTGGGCCAGCTGCCCTCTGAGGAGATGGTCATGGCAG GGTCCCAGGGGGCCACTCGCAAGTACAAGGTGTGGATGCGGCATCGATACCACAGCTGCTGCAACAGCCTGAGGGAGCTCTTGGCCCACTCCTCCTTTCAGGTCAAG GAGCTGGCTCTCAGCACGCTTATGAAGTTTGTGCAGCTGGAGGGCGAGCATCCCCTGGAGAAGCCCAAGTGGGAGGGCAActatctgttcccccgccaactCTTTAAG TTGGTGGTGGAAGGCCTGCTCTCTTCGGAAGAGGACCGCTCCCTGCTCCTCTCCCAGTTCCGAGAGTATCTGGAACATGATGACATTCGCTACCACACGATGCAGGCAGCCTCGGACACCGTGGCCCGGGTCACTGACGGGCGACCTGAG GTGCCCCTTATCTTCTGGAACAATGCCTTCACGCTGCTGTCCTCCGTGAGCCTGCCCCGCCAGGAGGGCGACCTCTCCAGCTTCTATGTGAAGCACGTGG AACTGTCAGACAAGTGGAAGGTCGTTCATCTGAAG GAGCACCAGAAAGCCTTCCAGCTGATGTGGCTCGGCTTCCTCAAGCACCAG CTGCCTCTGCGCATCTGCAAGAAGGTGCTGGTCATCATGCACGACGCCATCCTGCCGCACCTGGCGCAGCCCAGCCTCATGATTGACTTCCTCACCCGCGCCTACGACATTG GGGGAGCCATCAGCCTCTTGGCCTTGAACGGACTTTTCATCCTGATTCATAAGCACAACCT GGAGTACCCTGACTTCTACCGGAAGCTCTACGGCCTCCTGGACCCGTCTGTCTTCCACGTCAAGTACCGGGCCCGCTTCTTCCACCTGGCCGACCTCTTCCTGTCGTCCTC CCATCTCCCTGCCTACCTGGTGGCTGCCTTCGCCAAGCGCCTGGCCCGGCTGGCCCTGACGGCACCTCCCGAGGCCCTGCTCATGGTCCTGCCCTTCATTTGCAACCTGCTACGCCGGCACCCAGCCTGCCGTGTCCTCATGCACCGCCCAAGGGGCCCTG CGCTGGACGCCGACCCCTATGACCCCTCAGAGGAGGACCCAGCCCAGAGTAGAGCCCTGGAGAGCTCCCTGTGGGAGCTGCAG GCCCTCCAGCGGCATTACCACCCTGAGGTGTCCAAGGCCGCCAGCGTCATCAACCAGGCGCTGTCTGTGCCTGAGGTCAGCATTGCGCCGCTCCTGGAACTCACCGCCTTTGAG ATCTTTGAGCAGGACCTGAAGAAGGGGCCCGAATCGGTGCCCCTGGAGTTCATCCCGGCCCAGGGCCTACTGGGCCAGCAGGACGACCTCTGTGCCCAGCACTTCACACTGAGCTGA